One stretch of Armatimonadota bacterium DNA includes these proteins:
- a CDS encoding DUF1003 domain-containing protein encodes MIWEDFLRRFQNEVELVEHVLADGARRLVPHWKHVHPPVRDVNQEFQQSFTLLERLALMVTTRVGSPGFFLLIATWTVVWLFWNTVGPRHLRFDPAPAFVLWLFISNMIQILLMPLIMVGQNLLSRHAELRAEADFEINQKAEREVEAILLHLEHQTAAIEHQNELILRILRHLEPQILS; translated from the coding sequence ATGATCTGGGAAGATTTTCTGCGGCGGTTTCAGAATGAGGTGGAGCTCGTGGAGCACGTGCTTGCGGACGGAGCTCGCCGACTCGTCCCGCACTGGAAGCACGTCCATCCCCCCGTGCGGGACGTGAACCAGGAGTTCCAGCAGAGCTTCACCCTGTTGGAGCGGCTGGCCCTGATGGTCACCACCCGGGTGGGCAGCCCGGGGTTCTTCCTCCTCATCGCCACGTGGACCGTCGTATGGCTGTTCTGGAACACCGTAGGGCCCAGGCACCTGCGGTTCGATCCGGCCCCTGCCTTCGTGCTGTGGCTGTTCATCTCCAACATGATCCAGATCCTCCTGATGCCGCTGATCATGGTGGGTCAGAACCTGCTCAGCCGTCACGCGGAGCTGCGGGCAGAGGCAGACTTCGAGATCAACCAGAAGGCGGAGCGGGAAGTGGAGGCGATCCTCCTGCACCTGGAGCACCAGACCGCGGCCATCGAGCACCAGAACGAGCTCATCCTCCGGATCCTGCGGCACTTGGAGCCGCAGATCCTCTCCTGA
- a CDS encoding ABC transporter permease subunit, with translation MSWLLVLRLLRLPRPRLADLVVLVLGAGLLWGLVALAPAELRQVAPSAALDLRPQALPGYAGLSLLRMAVAYTLSLVFTLIVGYAAARNPAAERILIPVLDILQSIPVLSFLPAVLLAMIALFPGRILGLELASVLLLFTGMVWNMTFHFYHALLTIPEDLLEAARMLRLSWWQRFTRLELPAAAIGLVWNSMMSWAGGWFFLMACENFTLVHRSFTLPGLGSYLAEASSRGDLRAVGWGLLALLSVIVALDQLVWRPLVAWSQKFKLELTEDLLPPRSWFLDLLRHSTVVRWVHARLWVLLTGALDRSMRFPGESQTVLSRSPSRRRSLPRTIAGVLIVGLAAGGAVLLTQLIARVPSVQWQNIALGAGATTLRVAIALLLAGAWAIPVGVTVGLRPRVARVVQPLAQMAASVPATALFPVVLLLLLRLGGGLEVASVALMLLGTQWYILFNVIAGTMALPRDLLEAAQVLRLRGWLWWRKVLLPALFPYLVTGGLSAQGGAWNASIVSEFITFGGRTLRTTGLGALIASAATQGDMPLLAASTVAMAAVVVGLNRLVWRRLAHLAETRYHV, from the coding sequence ATGTCTTGGCTTCTTGTTCTCCGGCTGCTGCGCCTGCCACGACCCCGCCTCGCGGACCTCGTGGTGCTGGTGCTGGGCGCCGGCCTGCTGTGGGGGCTCGTGGCCCTGGCTCCCGCGGAGCTGCGGCAAGTGGCCCCCTCGGCGGCCCTCGACCTGCGTCCCCAGGCCCTTCCGGGATACGCCGGGCTCTCCCTGCTGCGCATGGCCGTCGCCTACACCCTCTCCCTGGTCTTCACCCTGATCGTGGGCTATGCGGCAGCCCGCAACCCCGCCGCGGAGCGGATCCTGATCCCCGTCCTGGACATCCTCCAGTCCATCCCCGTGCTCTCTTTTCTGCCCGCGGTCCTCCTGGCCATGATCGCCCTCTTTCCGGGCCGCATCCTCGGCCTGGAACTTGCCAGCGTCCTCTTGCTCTTCACCGGGATGGTCTGGAACATGACCTTTCACTTCTATCACGCTCTCCTGACGATTCCCGAGGATCTCTTGGAGGCGGCCCGGATGCTGCGACTCTCCTGGTGGCAGCGATTCACCCGCCTGGAGCTCCCCGCGGCAGCCATCGGACTTGTGTGGAACAGCATGATGTCCTGGGCGGGTGGGTGGTTTTTCCTGATGGCGTGCGAGAACTTTACCCTGGTGCATCGTTCCTTTACCCTCCCCGGGCTCGGTAGCTACTTGGCAGAGGCCAGCAGCCGCGGGGACCTACGCGCGGTGGGTTGGGGACTCCTCGCCCTGTTGTCGGTCATCGTTGCCCTGGATCAGCTGGTGTGGCGGCCGCTGGTGGCGTGGAGCCAGAAGTTTAAACTGGAACTCACCGAGGACCTGCTCCCGCCCCGCTCCTGGTTTCTGGACCTCCTCCGGCACTCCACCGTGGTGCGATGGGTCCACGCGCGGCTGTGGGTGCTCCTTACGGGAGCGCTGGATCGGTCCATGCGCTTTCCCGGAGAATCGCAAACGGTGCTCTCTCGGTCTCCGTCCCGACGGAGGTCTCTGCCCCGGACCATCGCAGGCGTCCTGATCGTCGGTCTCGCCGCGGGAGGAGCCGTTCTGCTGACGCAGCTGATCGCCCGCGTTCCATCGGTGCAGTGGCAGAACATCGCGCTGGGTGCCGGGGCCACCACCCTGCGGGTCGCGATCGCCCTTCTCCTCGCCGGCGCGTGGGCCATCCCGGTGGGGGTGACCGTAGGGCTCCGGCCACGGGTGGCCCGCGTCGTGCAGCCCCTCGCGCAGATGGCCGCCTCCGTACCGGCCACCGCGCTGTTTCCGGTGGTGCTGCTCCTGTTGTTGCGGCTTGGTGGAGGGCTAGAGGTGGCCTCCGTGGCCCTGATGCTGCTCGGCACCCAGTGGTACATTCTCTTCAACGTGATCGCCGGAACCATGGCTCTTCCCCGGGACCTCCTCGAGGCCGCTCAGGTGCTGCGGCTTCGGGGATGGCTGTGGTGGCGGAAGGTTCTCCTTCCCGCCCTCTTTCCCTACCTTGTCACTGGCGGGCTTTCGGCGCAGGGCGGAGCCTGGAACGCCAGCATCGTCTCGGAGTTCATCACCTTCGGAGGCCGAACGCTGCGGACCACGGGGCTTGGGGCGCTCATCGCCTCCGCAGCCACGCAAGGCGATATGCCGCTGCTGGCGGCTTCTACCGTGGCCATGGCCGCGGTGGTGGTGGGGCT